In a single window of the Pandoraea pulmonicola genome:
- the aceB gene encoding malate synthase A, with protein sequence MPLMLPPGMQLHVDVNTDIRPEYEAILTPEALAFITRLHRAFEPRRQELLAARAARVARLDAGEVPDFLPETQPIRDGDWRIAPLPAALQCRRVEITGPVERKMIINALNSGADSYMTDFEDSNTPNWHNQLQGHINVRDAVRGVISLEQNGKHYKLNDKVATLIVRPRGWHLDEKHVSVDGVRMSGSLFDFGLHFFHNAKASLARGFGPYYYLPKLESHLEARLWNDVFVLAQNELGVAQGTIKATVLVETILAAFEMDEILYELREHSSGLNAGRWDYIFSCIKKFKVDADFCLADRSRINMTVPFMRAYALLLLKTCHRRGAPAIGGMSALIPIKNDPEANEKAMAGIRGDKARDATDGYDGGWVAHPGLVPVAMEEFVKVLGDRPNQIDRQRDDVNVKGRDLLEFKPEAPITEAGLRNNINVGIHYLGAWLAGNGCVPIHHLMEDAATAEISRSQVWQWIRSPKGKLDDGRKVTAELVRELIPQELANVKELVGQVAPTYDRAAVIFEQMSTSEDFVDFLTLPLYEEV encoded by the coding sequence ATGCCCCTGATGCTGCCCCCCGGCATGCAATTGCATGTCGACGTCAATACCGATATTCGTCCCGAGTACGAAGCGATCCTGACGCCCGAGGCGCTCGCCTTCATCACCAGGCTGCACCGCGCATTCGAGCCGCGTCGCCAGGAACTGCTCGCCGCCCGCGCGGCGCGCGTCGCCCGCCTGGATGCCGGCGAAGTGCCCGACTTCCTCCCCGAGACGCAACCGATTCGCGATGGCGACTGGCGCATTGCGCCGCTGCCGGCGGCACTGCAATGCCGCCGCGTGGAGATTACCGGGCCGGTCGAGCGCAAGATGATCATCAACGCGCTCAATTCGGGGGCGGACAGCTATATGACCGACTTCGAGGACTCGAACACGCCGAACTGGCACAACCAGTTGCAGGGCCACATCAATGTGCGCGACGCCGTGCGCGGCGTCATCAGCCTCGAGCAGAACGGCAAGCACTACAAATTGAACGACAAGGTGGCCACGCTGATCGTGCGTCCGCGCGGCTGGCATCTCGACGAGAAGCATGTGAGCGTGGACGGCGTGCGCATGTCGGGCAGCCTGTTCGATTTCGGCCTGCATTTCTTCCACAACGCCAAGGCGTCGCTGGCGCGCGGCTTCGGTCCGTACTACTACCTGCCGAAGCTCGAGAGCCATCTCGAGGCGCGTCTGTGGAACGACGTCTTCGTGCTCGCCCAGAACGAGCTCGGCGTGGCGCAAGGCACGATCAAGGCGACCGTGCTCGTCGAAACGATTCTCGCCGCCTTCGAGATGGACGAGATCCTGTACGAGCTGCGCGAGCACAGCTCGGGGCTGAACGCCGGGCGCTGGGACTACATCTTTTCGTGCATCAAGAAGTTCAAGGTCGACGCGGACTTCTGCCTGGCCGATCGCAGCCGCATCAACATGACGGTGCCGTTCATGCGCGCTTACGCGTTGCTGCTGCTCAAGACGTGCCATCGTCGCGGTGCGCCGGCCATTGGCGGCATGAGCGCGCTCATTCCCATCAAGAACGATCCGGAAGCGAACGAGAAGGCGATGGCCGGCATTCGCGGCGACAAGGCACGCGATGCGACCGACGGCTATGACGGCGGTTGGGTCGCGCACCCGGGCCTCGTGCCGGTGGCGATGGAAGAATTCGTGAAAGTGCTCGGCGATCGTCCGAACCAGATCGACAGGCAACGCGACGACGTGAACGTCAAGGGCCGCGATCTGCTGGAGTTCAAGCCCGAAGCCCCGATCACGGAGGCCGGCCTGCGCAACAACATCAACGTCGGTATTCACTATTTGGGCGCCTGGCTCGCCGGCAACGGTTGCGTGCCCATCCATCATCTGATGGAGGACGCCGCGACGGCGGAGATTTCGCGCTCGCAGGTGTGGCAGTGGATTCGCTCGCCCAAGGGCAAGCTCGACGACGGCCGCAAAGTCACCGCCGAACTCGTGCGCGAACTGATTCCGCAGGAGCTCGCGAACGTCAAGGAACTCGTGGGGCAGGTCGCGCCGACGTACGATCGCGCCGCGGTCATCTTCGAGCAGATGAGCACGAGCGAGGACTTCGTGGATTTCCTCACGCTGCCGCTGTACGAAGAAGTGTGA
- the pip gene encoding prolyl aminopeptidase: MPMSADFPDDAPHDARTDAHVVPPTVQRKPRGPGRIVETRPAALRGLYPPIEPFDSGMLDVGDGHTLYWERCGNPLGKPAVFLHGGPGGGCSPAHRRLFDPEKYCVTLFDQRGCGRSVPHACLEHNTTWDLVADIERLRTKFGYDRWLVFGGSWGSTLALAYAETHPTRVSELVLRGIFAVRREELQWYYQKGASWLFPDRWEKFVAPIPLEERGDLMRAYQKRLTHPDEAVRIEAARAWSQWEGGTITLLPDEQLTDAFGDPHYAIAFARIENHYFVNDGFFEPNQLIDRASTLRDIPGVIVQGRYDAATPPRTAWDLHKAWPEADFYWAPDAGHAFSEPTILHWLIEATDRFASAP, from the coding sequence ATGCCGATGTCAGCCGATTTTCCCGACGATGCGCCCCACGATGCGCGAACCGATGCTCACGTCGTCCCGCCGACGGTGCAGCGAAAGCCGCGCGGCCCGGGCCGGATCGTAGAGACGCGGCCGGCCGCGCTTCGTGGACTCTATCCGCCCATCGAGCCGTTCGACAGCGGGATGCTCGACGTGGGCGACGGGCACACCCTCTACTGGGAACGATGCGGCAATCCCCTCGGCAAGCCGGCCGTGTTTCTGCACGGTGGCCCGGGTGGGGGATGCTCGCCCGCGCACCGGCGTCTGTTCGATCCCGAGAAGTACTGCGTCACGCTGTTCGATCAGCGTGGATGCGGGCGCTCGGTGCCTCACGCCTGCCTCGAGCACAACACGACATGGGATCTGGTGGCCGACATCGAGCGTCTGCGCACGAAATTCGGTTACGACCGCTGGCTGGTCTTCGGTGGTTCCTGGGGAAGCACGCTGGCGCTGGCCTATGCCGAGACACATCCGACGCGCGTGAGCGAGTTGGTGCTGCGAGGCATCTTCGCCGTCCGGCGCGAAGAACTGCAGTGGTATTACCAGAAGGGCGCGTCGTGGCTGTTTCCGGACCGATGGGAGAAGTTTGTGGCGCCGATTCCACTGGAGGAACGGGGCGATCTCATGCGCGCCTATCAGAAGCGGCTGACGCATCCGGACGAGGCTGTGCGCATCGAAGCGGCGCGAGCCTGGAGCCAGTGGGAGGGAGGCACCATCACGCTGCTGCCGGACGAACAGCTCACGGACGCCTTCGGCGATCCGCACTATGCGATTGCGTTCGCGCGCATCGAGAACCACTACTTCGTCAACGACGGCTTTTTCGAACCGAATCAGCTCATCGACAGGGCGTCGACGTTGCGCGACATTCCGGGCGTGATCGTGCAGGGCCGCTACGACGCGGCGACGCCCCCGCGCACGGCGTGGGATCTGCACAAGGCGTGGCCCGAAGCGGACTTTTACTGGGCGCCGGATGCGGGACACGCGTTCAGCGAGCCGACGATCCTGCACTGGTTGATCGAAGCCACGGATCGGTTTGCGTCTGCCCCGTGA
- a CDS encoding DEAD/DEAH box helicase, which yields MEQTSKLSALAQTYFPTSDENADATVDAATAGNDDGKPTFAELGLNPAILSALATAGYDHPTPVQQRAIPAALAGRDLLVSSPTGSGKTAAFMLPAIHRFAEMQASGELNSRAPAAHPRNQPAAPGEKPRKGQRVRRVAAQPSLLVLTPTRELAQQVSSAADTYGKQLRRLRTVSILGGMPYPRQLEMLAKQPEIIVATPGRLLDHISSGKIDLSQLMMLVLDEADRMLDMGFIDDIQTIVDATPESRQTLLFSATIDGRMGEITRRLLRDPETIEITRGTEQRTNANIEQTLHYVDDRAHKDRLLTHLLGNDSLDQAIVFTSTKRDADLLADQLEQAGFDSAALHGDMPQGVRNRTLRALRERRVRVLVATDVAARGIDVPGITHVFNYDLPKFAEDYVHRIGRTGRAGRRGVAVSLAAHAEIGAVRRIERYTRQPLPVNVVAGFEPRRSPPKAGAGGKRPGQGRGGPRHGQGNGGGRWSNNGPRYGNNGGNGGNGGNGGYQGGQRFGGNKPSGGPFERRESNGFHGSYQQNEGGNGFSNGSSTDRFERRSPRPFDGNRQDRGGRSFEGGYRQDRGNRSFDAPRQDRGFGNRNGGNGGGFSKRRGD from the coding sequence ATGGAACAGACGTCCAAGCTGTCTGCGCTCGCGCAGACCTATTTCCCCACGTCCGACGAAAACGCCGACGCCACCGTTGACGCTGCGACCGCAGGCAACGACGACGGCAAGCCCACGTTCGCCGAACTCGGTCTGAACCCGGCCATCCTGTCGGCACTGGCCACCGCCGGCTACGACCACCCGACGCCCGTACAGCAGCGCGCCATTCCGGCCGCGCTCGCCGGTCGCGATCTGCTGGTGTCGAGCCCGACGGGCTCCGGCAAGACGGCCGCCTTCATGCTGCCGGCCATCCACCGCTTCGCCGAAATGCAGGCCAGCGGCGAGCTCAATAGCCGCGCCCCGGCCGCTCACCCGCGCAACCAGCCGGCCGCGCCCGGCGAGAAACCGCGCAAGGGCCAACGCGTTCGCCGCGTCGCCGCCCAGCCGTCGCTGCTCGTGCTCACGCCGACGCGCGAACTGGCGCAACAGGTCTCGAGCGCCGCCGACACGTACGGCAAGCAACTGCGCCGCCTGCGCACCGTGAGCATCCTGGGCGGCATGCCCTATCCGCGTCAGCTCGAAATGCTGGCCAAGCAGCCCGAAATCATCGTGGCGACGCCGGGCCGTCTGCTCGACCACATCTCCAGCGGCAAGATCGACCTGTCGCAACTGATGATGCTCGTGCTCGACGAAGCCGATCGCATGCTCGACATGGGCTTCATCGACGACATCCAGACCATCGTCGATGCCACGCCCGAGTCGCGTCAGACGCTGCTGTTCTCGGCCACCATCGACGGCCGCATGGGCGAGATCACCCGTCGTCTGCTGCGCGATCCGGAGACCATCGAGATCACGCGTGGCACCGAACAGCGCACCAACGCCAACATCGAGCAAACGCTGCACTACGTGGACGATCGCGCCCACAAGGACCGCCTGCTCACGCACCTGCTCGGCAACGATTCGCTCGATCAGGCCATCGTGTTTACGTCGACCAAGCGCGACGCCGACCTGCTGGCCGACCAGCTCGAACAAGCCGGTTTCGACAGCGCCGCGCTGCACGGCGACATGCCGCAAGGCGTCCGCAACCGTACGCTGCGCGCCCTGCGCGAGCGCCGCGTGCGCGTGCTGGTCGCCACCGATGTGGCCGCGCGCGGCATCGACGTGCCGGGTATCACGCACGTATTCAACTACGATCTGCCGAAGTTCGCGGAAGACTACGTGCACCGTATCGGCCGTACCGGCCGTGCCGGTCGCCGTGGCGTGGCCGTGAGCCTCGCCGCGCACGCCGAAATCGGCGCCGTGCGTCGCATCGAGCGCTATACGCGTCAACCGCTGCCGGTCAACGTCGTGGCTGGTTTCGAGCCGCGCCGCTCGCCGCCCAAGGCGGGCGCCGGCGGCAAGCGCCCGGGCCAGGGTCGTGGCGGTCCGCGTCACGGTCAGGGCAACGGCGGCGGCCGTTGGAGCAACAACGGTCCGCGCTACGGCAACAACGGCGGCAACGGGGGTAACGGCGGCAATGGTGGCTACCAAGGCGGCCAGCGCTTCGGCGGCAACAAGCCGTCGGGCGGCCCCTTTGAGCGTCGTGAGAGCAACGGCTTCCACGGCAGCTACCAGCAAAACGAAGGTGGCAATGGCTTCTCGAACGGCAGCAGCACCGACCGCTTCGAGCGTCGTTCGCCGCGCCCGTTCGACGGTAACCGTCAAGACCGTGGCGGCCGCTCGTTCGAGGGTGGCTACCGTCAGGATCGTGGCAACCGCAGCTTTGACGCCCCGCGTCAGGATCGCGGCTTCGGCAATCGCAATGGCGGCAACGGCGGCGGCTTCAGCAAGCGCCGCGGCGACTGA
- the tsaB gene encoding tRNA (adenosine(37)-N6)-threonylcarbamoyltransferase complex dimerization subunit type 1 TsaB translates to MSSITLLALDTSTEFCSVAVYRHDPACGAPALVVERHLDTGPVSSTHILPAARDVLREAGITLAACDAIAFGAGPGSFTGLRTACGVAQGLAFGAGLPVVPVGTLLACAEAARASRAGTERVLVALDARMNEAYWADYAWDAAARDWREVRAPSLDAAEKVRAPDADFVVAGNAVTAFGERLQAALRAQAVLADAMPRARHVAELAARAFARGEAIPADRAMPVYIRNKVAQTTAEREAIKQATRGDDKGAS, encoded by the coding sequence ATGTCTTCGATTACGCTTCTCGCCCTCGACACCTCGACCGAATTCTGTTCGGTCGCCGTGTATCGCCATGATCCCGCCTGCGGTGCCCCGGCCCTCGTGGTCGAGCGCCACCTCGATACCGGCCCCGTCTCCAGTACCCATATCCTGCCTGCCGCCCGCGACGTATTGCGTGAGGCGGGGATCACGCTCGCGGCTTGCGACGCGATCGCGTTCGGCGCCGGGCCGGGCTCGTTCACCGGATTGCGCACCGCGTGCGGTGTGGCACAGGGACTGGCGTTCGGCGCCGGGCTGCCGGTGGTGCCGGTCGGTACGCTGCTGGCCTGTGCCGAGGCGGCCCGGGCATCGCGTGCGGGCACCGAGCGTGTGCTCGTCGCCCTCGATGCACGGATGAACGAGGCCTATTGGGCCGACTACGCATGGGATGCTGCCGCTCGAGACTGGCGCGAAGTGCGGGCCCCGTCGCTCGACGCGGCCGAGAAGGTGCGCGCGCCCGATGCGGATTTTGTTGTCGCGGGCAATGCGGTGACGGCGTTCGGCGAACGCCTGCAAGCGGCCCTGCGGGCGCAAGCCGTGCTGGCCGACGCCATGCCGCGCGCGCGCCACGTCGCCGAACTCGCGGCCCGCGCGTTTGCGCGAGGCGAAGCGATTCCGGCGGATCGGGCCATGCCGGTCTACATCCGCAACAAGGTGGCGCAGACGACGGCCGAGCGCGAAGCGATCAAGCAAGCGACGCGCGGCGACGACAAGGGGGCGTCCTGA
- the rimI gene encoding ribosomal protein S18-alanine N-acetyltransferase, whose translation MRQAGPNHFSPMTMSDLDEIVGVEVRAYPFPWTRQNFVDSLAAGHQGVCLRAVDGALLGYFLLMPVVDEAHLLNVCVVPEMQGNGLGVQLLEEVVRVSRAQGMGGVLLEVRPSNMRALRIYERFGFEQIGRRKGYYPASGRREDAIVMRLSWETDRAVA comes from the coding sequence ATGCGCCAGGCCGGACCGAATCACTTTTCTCCGATGACGATGAGCGATCTCGACGAGATTGTCGGCGTCGAGGTGCGCGCCTATCCGTTCCCGTGGACGCGGCAGAACTTCGTCGACTCGCTTGCCGCGGGGCATCAGGGCGTTTGTCTGCGTGCGGTCGATGGCGCGCTGCTCGGCTATTTTCTGCTCATGCCGGTCGTCGACGAAGCGCATCTTCTCAACGTTTGCGTGGTGCCGGAGATGCAGGGCAACGGATTGGGCGTGCAGTTGCTCGAAGAAGTCGTGCGCGTCTCGCGTGCGCAGGGAATGGGCGGCGTGCTGCTCGAGGTGCGGCCGTCGAACATGCGTGCGCTGCGCATTTATGAGCGTTTCGGCTTCGAACAGATCGGCCGTCGCAAGGGATACTATCCGGCGAGCGGGCGTCGTGAGGACGCCATCGTGATGCGCCTGTCGTGGGAGACCGATCGTGCCGTGGCCTAA
- a CDS encoding uracil-DNA glycosylase, which yields MPWPKAILEEFGLWPVWMPQGAVVAHAAGPEAGDVATLTAPEGATWATNAPSADELPPWDVAPAAAAVPAAPIASVAPTPAASRPAARAAVPDEAPAASASHGGQRRMADLPPDDIPMWLDSDGNGDGDAAADAALWSIVRDAGDAGDGLAAARAAVPAVETLDWDALAERVSNCRLCGLCEKRKQTVFGVGDREADWLLVGEAPGQQEDLQGEPFVGQAGKLLDNMLRAVTLRRGENVYIANVLKCRPPNNRDPEAGEVASCEPYLKRQVALLKPRVIVVMGRFAAQSILRTQASIASLRGRVHEYEGVPVIVTYHPAYLLRSLPDKAKAWTDWCLARATYEAVCESTPASGPTAN from the coding sequence GTGCCGTGGCCTAAAGCGATTCTGGAAGAGTTCGGGCTGTGGCCGGTGTGGATGCCGCAAGGCGCCGTCGTGGCGCATGCGGCCGGCCCGGAAGCCGGCGACGTGGCGACACTCACCGCGCCCGAAGGCGCCACGTGGGCGACAAATGCACCGAGCGCCGATGAACTCCCGCCGTGGGATGTTGCGCCGGCAGCCGCGGCCGTCCCTGCTGCGCCGATCGCATCGGTGGCGCCGACGCCTGCCGCCTCGCGTCCTGCGGCGCGCGCCGCCGTGCCGGACGAGGCGCCCGCGGCGAGCGCATCGCACGGTGGGCAGCGTCGCATGGCCGATTTGCCGCCCGACGACATACCGATGTGGCTCGACAGCGACGGCAACGGCGATGGCGACGCGGCGGCCGATGCCGCGCTGTGGTCGATCGTGCGCGATGCGGGTGATGCGGGGGACGGGCTGGCGGCGGCACGCGCGGCGGTGCCGGCGGTCGAGACGCTCGACTGGGACGCGTTGGCCGAGCGCGTCTCCAATTGCCGGCTGTGCGGCCTGTGCGAGAAACGTAAGCAGACGGTGTTCGGCGTGGGCGATCGCGAAGCCGACTGGCTGCTCGTGGGCGAGGCGCCGGGGCAACAGGAAGACCTGCAGGGCGAGCCGTTCGTCGGACAAGCGGGTAAGCTGCTCGACAACATGCTGCGTGCGGTGACGTTGCGGCGCGGCGAGAACGTGTACATTGCGAACGTGCTCAAGTGCCGTCCGCCGAACAACCGGGACCCGGAAGCCGGCGAGGTGGCGAGCTGCGAGCCGTATCTGAAGCGTCAGGTGGCGCTGCTCAAGCCGCGCGTGATCGTGGTGATGGGGCGTTTCGCGGCGCAGAGCATTCTGCGCACGCAGGCGAGCATCGCCAGCTTGCGCGGCCGTGTGCACGAGTATGAAGGGGTGCCGGTGATCGTGACTTATCATCCGGCCTACCTGTTACGCAGTCTGCCCGACAAGGCCAAGGCCTGGACGGATTGGTGCCTGGCGCGGGCTACCTACGAGGCAGTGTGCGAATCGACTCCGGCCAGCGGGCCTACGGCGAACTGA
- a CDS encoding DUF1853 family protein: MRIDSGQRAYGELIETLREAPVRDLAWLLLSADLLSAARFPAALAHFDGVQAAADAPPASARQRPDAAVSGDPDPIFHSRDLHDWLLACDANPEPLREFLTRGESHRLGRYAEQLLHFALLHSPRFDLLAAGLQVRDARRSNMTLGECDFLLERRSDRRLLHWELAVKLYLFVPPAAPEPLGERAVQFHWLGPNLADSFADKVARLLGHQLRLTTLDAARSALPAAGPWLPQVYLKGWLFHPLAHPVQLPQAASEAHGRGWWATLDEWWAHAQSQVHARTAPPERAWAMLPRARWLAPARVAASDALSLVDMHERIETHWRERGIAEPLLIVSLARHEQAGKGAGGAGNGGGAAHDWFECERGFIVPDFWAPRARHRIEELSERAEAAAQRALARAAEDSAPSI, from the coding sequence GTGCGAATCGACTCCGGCCAGCGGGCCTACGGCGAACTGATCGAAACGCTGCGCGAGGCGCCGGTGCGCGACCTCGCGTGGCTGCTGCTGTCCGCTGATTTGCTCAGTGCCGCGCGCTTTCCGGCGGCGCTTGCCCATTTCGACGGCGTTCAGGCGGCGGCCGATGCGCCTCCTGCGTCGGCGCGGCAGCGCCCGGATGCCGCCGTGTCCGGCGATCCCGATCCCATCTTCCATTCCCGAGACCTGCACGACTGGCTGCTCGCCTGCGACGCCAATCCCGAGCCGCTGCGCGAATTTCTGACGCGGGGCGAGAGCCACCGGCTCGGGCGCTATGCCGAGCAGTTGCTGCACTTCGCGCTGTTGCACAGCCCGCGTTTCGATCTGCTGGCGGCGGGGTTGCAGGTGCGGGATGCGCGGCGCAGCAACATGACGCTCGGCGAATGCGACTTCCTGCTCGAGCGCCGCTCCGATCGCCGGTTGCTGCATTGGGAGCTGGCGGTGAAGCTGTATCTCTTCGTTCCGCCGGCGGCCCCCGAGCCGCTCGGCGAGCGTGCCGTCCAGTTCCACTGGCTCGGGCCGAATCTGGCCGACAGCTTTGCCGACAAGGTGGCGCGGCTGCTGGGACATCAACTTCGGCTCACCACGCTCGACGCCGCGCGCAGTGCATTGCCCGCCGCTGGGCCGTGGTTGCCGCAGGTGTATCTGAAGGGCTGGCTGTTCCATCCGCTGGCGCACCCGGTGCAGTTGCCGCAGGCGGCGTCCGAGGCGCATGGCCGCGGCTGGTGGGCCACGCTCGACGAGTGGTGGGCGCACGCACAGTCGCAGGTGCATGCCAGGACGGCGCCGCCGGAACGGGCATGGGCCATGCTGCCTCGCGCGCGTTGGCTGGCGCCGGCGCGTGTCGCGGCGTCGGATGCGTTGTCGCTCGTCGACATGCACGAACGCATCGAGACGCACTGGCGCGAACGCGGCATCGCCGAGCCACTGCTGATCGTTTCGCTGGCGCGGCATGAGCAGGCGGGCAAAGGGGCTGGAGGTGCTGGCAATGGCGGCGGAGCGGCCCACGACTGGTTCGAATGCGAACGGGGCTTCATCGTGCCGGACTTCTGGGCGCCGCGTGCGCGGCATCGCATCGAGGAGTTGAGCGAGCGCGCCGAGGCGGCTGCGCAGCGCGCGCTCGCACGCGCTGCCGAAGACAGTGCGCCGTCGATCTGA
- the thiD gene encoding bifunctional hydroxymethylpyrimidine kinase/phosphomethylpyrimidine kinase, whose product MNLRQSSVPIALTIAGSDSGGGAGIQADLKTFSALGAYGASVITALTAQNTLGVTGIHTPPASFVTAQMDAVFQDLDVDAVKLGMLANADVVRAVAAGLRQYKPRFVVLDTVMISKSGHALLQPDAVAALRDELLPLADLITPNLPEAAALLGVAPAEDEAGMERQAQALRALGARNVLVKGGHLASELSPDWLVSAAGVERFNAPRIAAHNTHGTGCTLSAALAALRPRREDWSNTVRDAKTYLNGALAASDELRIGHGIGPVHHFHAIWPKA is encoded by the coding sequence ATGAATTTGCGTCAGTCGTCCGTTCCCATCGCCCTGACCATCGCAGGATCGGACTCCGGCGGCGGGGCCGGCATCCAGGCCGATCTCAAGACTTTCTCCGCGCTCGGCGCGTATGGCGCGAGCGTCATCACGGCGCTCACCGCGCAGAACACGCTGGGTGTGACCGGCATCCACACGCCGCCTGCGAGCTTCGTCACGGCGCAAATGGATGCCGTGTTCCAGGACCTCGATGTCGATGCGGTGAAGCTCGGCATGCTGGCCAACGCCGACGTCGTGCGCGCGGTGGCCGCCGGCCTGCGCCAGTACAAGCCGCGCTTCGTGGTGCTCGATACCGTGATGATTTCGAAGAGCGGGCACGCGCTGCTGCAGCCGGATGCCGTTGCCGCCCTGCGCGACGAACTGCTGCCGCTGGCGGATCTGATCACGCCCAACCTGCCCGAAGCGGCAGCGCTGCTTGGCGTGGCGCCTGCCGAGGACGAAGCCGGGATGGAGCGTCAGGCGCAGGCGCTGCGCGCGCTGGGCGCCCGCAATGTGCTCGTCAAGGGCGGGCACCTGGCGAGCGAACTGAGCCCGGACTGGCTCGTGAGCGCCGCCGGCGTCGAGCGCTTCAACGCGCCGCGCATCGCCGCCCACAACACGCACGGCACCGGCTGCACGCTGTCGGCCGCGCTCGCCGCACTGCGCCCGCGTCGCGAGGACTGGTCGAACACCGTACGTGACGCCAAGACCTATCTGAACGGCGCGCTCGCCGCCAGCGACGAACTGCGCATCGGCCACGGCATCGGGCCGGTCCACCACTTCCACGCCATCTGGCCGAAGGCGTGA
- the lplT gene encoding lysophospholipid transporter LplT, with protein sequence MKKGFYTIMAAQFFSSLADNALLIAAIALLKDLHSPQWMTPLLKLFFVLSYVILAAYVGAFADSMPKGRVMFISNSIKVVGCLMMLFGSHPLIAYGVVGFGAAAYSPAKYGILTELLPAEKLVAANGWIEGLTVSSIILGTVLGGALISPHVSQWVLHHTPEVISSPAMAAMVVIMGIYVIAALFNLRIPDTGARYARQERNPIKLVSDFADCFVTLWRDKLGQISLAVTTLFWGAGATLQFIVLRWAEKALGMTLSEGAILQAVSAVGVAVGAIVAASRIPLKRSLSVLPVGIAMGIAVMAMAFFSKDLLPWGTEWKMPLYLIIAYIFLIIVGALAGFFVVPMNALLQHRGHVLLSAGHSIAVQNFNENLSVLIMLCLYALLIWCNVPVGVVIILFGVFVSGTMWLVMKRHQANQREFDSVALIGEVKH encoded by the coding sequence ATGAAGAAAGGCTTTTACACCATCATGGCCGCGCAGTTTTTTTCGTCGCTGGCCGACAACGCATTGCTCATCGCCGCAATCGCACTCCTGAAGGACCTGCATTCCCCGCAGTGGATGACACCGCTGCTCAAACTCTTCTTCGTTCTCTCGTACGTCATTCTCGCCGCCTACGTGGGCGCGTTCGCCGACTCGATGCCCAAGGGCCGGGTGATGTTCATCAGCAATTCGATCAAGGTCGTGGGCTGTCTGATGATGCTGTTCGGCTCGCATCCGCTCATCGCCTACGGCGTCGTCGGCTTTGGCGCCGCGGCCTACTCGCCCGCGAAATACGGAATTCTCACCGAATTGCTGCCCGCCGAAAAACTCGTCGCGGCCAACGGCTGGATCGAAGGCCTGACGGTCAGTTCGATCATCCTGGGCACAGTGCTCGGTGGCGCACTCATCAGCCCGCACGTCTCCCAGTGGGTACTGCATCACACGCCCGAAGTCATCAGTTCGCCGGCAATGGCCGCGATGGTGGTCATCATGGGCATCTACGTGATCGCCGCGCTGTTCAATCTGCGCATCCCCGATACCGGCGCGCGCTATGCGCGTCAGGAACGCAACCCGATCAAGCTCGTCTCCGATTTCGCCGACTGCTTCGTCACGCTGTGGCGCGACAAGCTGGGCCAGATCTCGCTCGCCGTGACCACCCTGTTCTGGGGCGCCGGTGCAACGTTGCAGTTCATCGTGCTGCGCTGGGCCGAAAAAGCGCTCGGCATGACGCTCTCCGAAGGCGCGATCCTGCAGGCCGTGTCGGCCGTCGGCGTGGCCGTCGGCGCGATCGTGGCCGCCTCGCGCATTCCGCTCAAGCGCTCGCTGTCCGTGCTGCCAGTGGGGATCGCCATGGGCATTGCCGTCATGGCCATGGCGTTCTTCTCCAAGGATCTCCTGCCGTGGGGCACCGAGTGGAAGATGCCGCTGTATCTGATCATCGCCTACATCTTCCTGATCATCGTCGGCGCGCTCGCCGGGTTCTTCGTGGTACCGATGAACGCCCTGCTCCAGCATCGCGGGCACGTGCTGCTCTCGGCCGGTCACTCCATCGCCGTGCAGAACTTCAACGAGAACCTGTCGGTGCTGATCATGCTGTGCCTCTACGCCCTGCTCATCTGGTGCAACGTGCCGGTCGGGGTCGTGATCATTCTGTTCGGCGTGTTCGTCTCGGGCACGATGTGGCTCGTCATGAAGCGCCATCAGGCCAATCAGCGCGAATTCGACTCGGTTGCGCTCATCGGCGAAGTCAAGCATTGA